CCCCGGGGGATGGCCCGGCGTCACCCGACGGGGGGACGCGATCCGACCGCCGACGCAGTACGATCAGCATTCACACCCGGTCGAGCGACTGCATTCCTCGGAGGCCGCGATCGCAATGGCACTGGACGTCGAGGGGGCCACCACCTCCGTTCTCACACCCGAGCTGGACGCGGCCATCCGCGAGCGCGTCGACAGCTACCTCGCCGAGCAGAAGGCGAAGGAGAGGAAGCGCCAGAAGAGGATGGCGATCATCTCGACCAAGGGCACCCTCGACTGGGCCTATCCCCCGCTCATCCTGGCCAGCAGCGCCGCGGCGATGGGCTGGGAGGTGGGCATCTTCTTCACCTTCTACGGGCTGAACATCATCCACAAGCAGAAGGGCAGGAAGCTGGCCGTCGCCCCCCTGGCCAATCCGGCGATGCCGATGCCGGTGCCCAACCTGATCGGCGCCATCCCCGGGATGACCTCGATGGCGACGACGATGATGAAGAAGCAGTTCAAGGGCAAGGGCGTGGCCGGGATCGACGAGCTGCTGCAGCAGTGCATCGACCTCGGCGTGCGGCTGATGCCCTGCCAGATGACCGTCGACGTCTTCGGCTACAAGGCCGGCGACTTCATCCCCGAGGCCGAGCCCGGCTGCGGCGCCGCCGCCTTCATCCGCTTCGCCTCCGAGGCCGACGTCAGCCTCTTCGTCTAGCGGTGCCTCGCTCCGGCTGCAAC
This genomic interval from Candidatus Dormiibacterota bacterium contains the following:
- a CDS encoding DsrE/DsrF/DrsH-like family protein; its protein translation is MAIISTKGTLDWAYPPLILASSAAAMGWEVGIFFTFYGLNIIHKQKGRKLAVAPLANPAMPMPVPNLIGAIPGMTSMATTMMKKQFKGKGVAGIDELLQQCIDLGVRLMPCQMTVDVFGYKAGDFIPEAEPGCGAAAFIRFASEADVSLFV